In Gammaproteobacteria bacterium (ex Lamellibrachia satsuma), a single genomic region encodes these proteins:
- a CDS encoding DUF4266 domain-containing protein, producing MQAINLSAVLLVLTSLAGCAVEPWVKPYERAKLADPIMSFSRNPVADSYLHHVYQAREAARGAESSQGGGCGCN from the coding sequence ATGCAAGCGATCAACCTCTCTGCGGTGCTCCTGGTGCTGACGTCATTGGCTGGTTGCGCCGTGGAACCCTGGGTCAAACCCTACGAACGGGCAAAGCTGGCCGATCCGATCATGAGCTTCAGTCGCAATCCGGTGGCAGACAGCTACCTGCACCATGTCTATCAGGCACGAGAGGCAGCACGCGGTGCCGAAAGTAGTCAGGGAGGCGGCTGTGGCTGTAACTGA
- a CDS encoding DUF3570 domain-containing protein, with product MSIRHERQHAVPKVVREAAVAVTEIKQTNRLLLIGSLTAALPVLAAQLPEERADAMYHLYDGGGVTVSGPSILVRKQFGESISASANYYVDAISSASIDVVTTASPYTENRTEISASVDYLYGDSQMNLGYTSSEESDYSADAVHFSIGQDLLGDLTNVTLGYSRGSDEVRRNGDADFSDEVTRNSFSLALNQVVTANTLFALSWETIADEGFLNNPYRSVRYLDASSPAGYSFESEIYPRTRTSNALSARLRYHLPYRAAISGEYRYFSDTWGITAHNSELGYTHPLGDNWTFDLSYRYYTQNAADFYSDLFPRVQSQNYLARDKELSSYSSHSVGFGMSYKLQRESWKLLDSASLNLAYNYLYFNYRDFRDISQSEAVGQEPLYELSANVMRLYLSVYY from the coding sequence ATGTCTATCAGGCACGAGAGGCAGCACGCGGTGCCGAAAGTAGTCAGGGAGGCGGCTGTGGCTGTAACTGAGATCAAACAGACAAACCGACTGCTGCTGATCGGCAGCTTGACCGCTGCCTTGCCGGTACTGGCGGCACAACTGCCTGAGGAACGGGCGGATGCCATGTACCATCTCTACGACGGTGGCGGGGTGACAGTCAGCGGCCCCTCCATCCTGGTACGCAAGCAGTTCGGCGAGAGCATATCTGCCTCCGCCAACTACTATGTCGATGCCATCTCCAGTGCCTCCATTGACGTGGTGACCACCGCCAGCCCATACACCGAAAATCGCACTGAAATCAGCGCATCGGTGGACTACCTGTATGGCGACTCGCAGATGAACCTCGGCTATACCAGCAGCGAGGAGAGCGACTACAGCGCCGATGCAGTCCATTTCAGTATTGGCCAGGATCTGCTTGGAGACCTCACCAACGTCACCCTGGGTTACAGCCGGGGCAGTGATGAAGTACGGCGCAACGGTGACGCTGACTTCAGCGACGAGGTGACGCGTAACAGCTTCAGTCTCGCCCTGAATCAGGTGGTCACCGCCAACACCCTGTTCGCCCTCTCCTGGGAGACCATCGCTGACGAGGGTTTCCTCAATAACCCCTACCGCTCGGTGCGTTATCTGGATGCATCCAGCCCGGCAGGTTACAGCTTCGAATCCGAAATCTACCCCCGGACCCGCACCAGCAACGCACTATCGGCCCGCCTGCGTTACCATCTGCCTTACCGTGCGGCAATCTCGGGAGAGTATCGTTATTTCTCCGACACTTGGGGTATCACAGCCCACAATTCCGAACTCGGCTACACCCACCCGTTGGGAGACAACTGGACCTTCGATCTCAGTTACCGCTATTACACCCAGAACGCTGCAGATTTCTACAGCGACCTTTTCCCGCGGGTTCAGTCACAGAACTACCTGGCGCGTGACAAGGAGCTGAGCAGTTACTCCAGCCACTCGGTCGGCTTCGGAATGAGTTACAAACTGCAACGGGAGAGCTGGAAACTACTGGACAGTGCCAGCCTTAATCTCGCCTACAACTATCTCTATTTCAACTACCGGGATTTCCGTGATATCAGCCAGTCGGAAGCAGTAGGACAGGAACCGCTCTACGAACTCTCCGCCAATGTGATGCGGCTCTATCTCTCGGTCTATTATTGA
- a CDS encoding SH3 domain-containing protein: MASARPHLSLIYLLPLWLLSTLAAAEERYREVEISAPYIELQTGPGRAFPAIHAVGRGERVEILKRRTDWFKLRTHKGVEGWVHLDQLSGNLDHQGEPLRLDAPRLDDFNGRRWEAGLLGGYFEGAALLSAYGGFALSQNLSAELAFSHALGDVSSQLMADINLVAQPFPEWRISPFFTIGTGLIHTRPRSTLVQSEDRTDQTANVGLGARFYLGRRFMLRGEYKNRLVFTSRDDNEEYSEWKLGIAFFF; encoded by the coding sequence ATGGCCTCTGCCCGCCCTCACTTATCCCTGATCTACCTGCTTCCACTTTGGCTGTTGAGTACGCTTGCAGCAGCGGAAGAGCGTTACCGGGAGGTGGAGATCAGTGCGCCCTATATTGAGTTGCAGACCGGCCCGGGACGCGCCTTCCCCGCTATTCATGCCGTGGGGCGAGGCGAGCGGGTAGAGATCCTCAAACGCCGCACCGATTGGTTCAAGCTGCGTACCCACAAAGGCGTTGAAGGTTGGGTCCATCTGGATCAGCTCAGTGGAAACCTCGACCACCAGGGTGAGCCGCTGCGTCTGGATGCACCTCGACTGGACGACTTCAACGGACGCCGCTGGGAAGCGGGCCTGCTGGGGGGATATTTTGAAGGCGCCGCCCTGCTCAGTGCATATGGCGGCTTTGCCCTGTCGCAGAATCTCAGTGCCGAGCTCGCCTTCTCCCATGCCTTGGGGGACGTCTCAAGCCAACTGATGGCAGACATAAATCTTGTTGCCCAGCCTTTTCCTGAGTGGAGAATCTCGCCTTTCTTCACCATCGGCACCGGCCTCATCCACACGCGGCCACGCAGCACTCTGGTGCAGAGCGAGGACCGCACTGACCAAACCGCGAACGTGGGACTCGGGGCGCGCTTCTACCTGGGGCGCCGTTTCATGTTGCGCGGTGAATACAAAAACCGACTGGTGTTCACCAGTCGTGACGACAACGAGGAGTACTCGGAATGGAAATTAGGTATCGCTTTCTTCTTCTGA
- a CDS encoding TlpA family protein disulfide reductase produces the protein MINTAKQHHILATLVLMLSLHFTPLWAATQLAPDFTLKSLNGENLRLSELRGEVVMINFWASWCGPCRQEMPLLEELYQRYQPLGFTLLGINVEQDDAKVRKLSKELGVSFPILFDNDNRVSKDYAVSAMPTTLLIDRDGNQRFLHQGFRPGYEQAYQEQIRQLVKE, from the coding sequence ATGATAAACACAGCCAAACAGCACCACATATTGGCCACCCTGGTGCTAATGTTATCACTGCATTTCACACCACTGTGGGCGGCCACTCAGCTGGCCCCTGACTTCACCCTGAAGAGTCTGAACGGCGAGAATCTGCGTCTCAGCGAACTGCGCGGAGAGGTGGTGATGATCAATTTCTGGGCAAGCTGGTGCGGCCCCTGCAGACAGGAGATGCCGCTGCTTGAAGAGCTCTATCAACGCTACCAGCCGCTCGGGTTTACCCTGCTGGGGATCAATGTGGAGCAGGATGATGCCAAGGTACGCAAGCTGTCCAAGGAGCTGGGGGTGAGCTTTCCAATCCTGTTCGACAACGACAACCGGGTCAGCAAAGACTATGCCGTATCCGCCATGCCGACCACCCTGCTGATCGACCGGGATGGCAATCAACGATTCCTGCATCAAGGTTTTCGGCCCGGTTACGAGCAAGCCTATCAAGAGCAGATTCGGCAGCTGGTGAAGGAGTAG
- a CDS encoding outer membrane beta-barrel domain-containing protein has product MEGGREPVILPDLDRREIVEPEIDTEDFEISLFAGALSIEDFGTNPVYGVRLNYHLSEDFFLEADAGYSRASKTSYELLSGSAQLLTDSERDFTYYNLSLGYNLLPGEVFIGKGRAFNTHLYLIGGVGNVTFAGDDHFSANLGLGYRFLFTDAFALHLDVRDHLFNSDLLGEDKTTHNLELSAGLSLFF; this is encoded by the coding sequence ATGGAGGGCGGCAGGGAGCCGGTAATTCTGCCCGACCTCGATCGACGCGAGATCGTCGAGCCTGAGATCGATACCGAAGACTTCGAGATCAGCCTGTTTGCCGGCGCACTCAGCATTGAGGACTTTGGCACCAACCCGGTCTACGGCGTGCGTCTCAACTACCACCTCAGCGAAGATTTTTTCCTGGAGGCAGATGCAGGCTACTCCCGCGCCAGCAAGACCAGCTATGAACTGTTAAGCGGTAGTGCACAGCTGCTCACCGACAGCGAACGCGATTTCACCTACTACAACCTCTCTTTGGGTTACAACCTGTTACCCGGAGAGGTTTTCATTGGAAAGGGACGGGCCTTCAACACCCATCTCTATCTGATCGGCGGCGTCGGCAATGTCACCTTCGCGGGTGACGACCATTTCAGCGCCAATCTCGGACTGGGTTACCGCTTCCTGTTCACCGATGCCTTTGCCCTGCATCTTGACGTGCGGGACCACCTCTTCAACAGCGACCTGCTTGGAGAGGATAAAACCACTCACAACCTCGAACTGAGTGCCGGTCTGAGCCTGTTCTTTTAA